From the genome of Fusarium fujikuroi IMI 58289 draft genome, chromosome FFUJ_chr06:
CTGAAGTCGCAGTTGCGGGGCAAACGAGCATGTGGACGCAGCTGCTTGGGAGACCCGAGGCAGAGCTGACTTCACAAGGCCCGAGGCGGCAGCGCGTCCCGTGACGGTTCGAAGCATGATGGGCAGATGGCTGGCTGGCGAAACGCTATTCCGAAAGCGCgttacctaggtacttaggTACAGTAAGCACCTTATGTATTCAAGTTGATGATGTATGTACTCCGCACTACAAGTGCTGGTGCCGGTAAGGATATACTTGTGTCGTCGAATGAAAAGGGCTTTGACTGGCGAAAGGGCGAGATGAAGAGAcagccaaaaaaaaaaaccaaaaaaaaaaattagaTGTAGAGGGAGGCGGAGGGATGCGGGGGGATGCGGAGGAATGCGGAGGGTCTCGAGAGTTGAGTTTAGTTTAGTTTCGTCGAATCGAAATGGACCTTGAGGTTTACAAAAGCGTAATATTCATCGAACCGatggagagaaagaagacagAAGGAACAGAAATGACTGGCTCGTTTATTTCCGTACAGAGATCATTAGTAGGTTGCAGGCATTACAAAACGATAAAATTGTGTCCttatttaaggattttatattagatttaataatacaataagaatataataaaatgAATATGTAAATTTTCGTTATCATGAATATActagagatatatataatagctacttaattaagtaagaaaattatatataagtaatataggtCTTGTACCTGCCATGCTCAGCAGCGAGCGCATCTATCGCACATCGACCTCCGACCAAAAAGAAACCAGAACAGAGCCAGGACCCAGAATTAGACTAGACggggacgaggatgaggatgaggatgacgggTAGTTATTCGCCAAGCCTTTCATCGTCTCGACAGGCCTACGGGGGAATATTAAACGAcccctacctacctagtagaCAGGCACTGTACCCATCACAGCGGATCCCGCCACAGCACTTAGGCCCGAATCGACAAAGATGAGCCTGCTACTTTGCTACTGTGACGGCTGAACTCGATGCGCTTGGAAGAGCCACTGACTCACTTAGGACAGGATGAGGGAAAAGCCGCAATCGCATTAGGTCCAATCCAATCGATTCAAGTTTGAAAACCGCCCACCTGTGGGTACCTATACGCTAACGCGCTGCCGATTCCTATAACCGGAGCTCCACGTCCCCTCCAGAGGATACTAACATGTGTGTGTACATCCATGGCCGCCGATTGTTTACGGGTGCTTCAGATTTCAAGGGTCCAGGCCATTTTCTACATGTACGTATTTCACGGAAAGTGGTCGCGGGAACGCCACATGCACCAGGGACGAGCATTCAGGACTTTGCCTTTGTCCAAACCCCTCAGGCCATGACATTGACATTGTTGTGTATGTAAGTCATTGTGTGAACTGTCGACGTCTTCCAGTTGGCTGAATACTGGGAAAACCCATTTATTTTCTGGAGGGAATTTACTTGGGATATTCAGGCGCTTACCAaagtcatcttcctcatccataATTCCTGTTGCGCCTACTTTTACCGTGATCCTGAAATCTGTCGCCGCGAGCTCGGCGAGACTTCCTTCTTTGTTTTTCCCTCATacctcaacctctcctcCGAGTGCGGATGCGTCTTGCAGCCGGATGGGATAGTGTCTTTCAAAATATCAAGGCCCAGGCAAGTTCCAACGCTTAAAGAGGAATCCAGAAGTGGCACATTTGACTTTTCTCGATTCTGattatttattttctccTGTAGGTGGAATAAGacgagaaaaagagaaatatctCATGTGACTCTCAAGTCAtagccaccaacaacacaacATGGATGATCACCCGCTCTAGGatacatacagtacagcTGACGAACCCCGGGACCATGAGTGGACAACGATCACTCTTGTTCGGGCAAACACCGCCAACTTTTTAAGACCCACGATGTTGGCCTTGTCCAGGGCGTAAAGAACCGAGAAGCTGGCTCTTCAACCGTTTCAGTGGTCAAGGGGCGCTAGGCACGTCCGACCCAATGGGCCTTGGTTTTTCAAGATCCGAATACTGCTATGCTCTGCTCTACTGGTTGCATGTAGCAAATAACACCCAGCCAAGCGGATAGACTATCGACCAAAGCGCGATCTGTATACTGGTGACGTTCTGCAGGGCCTTGTGCACATGGCATTGGACCTACTCGAAGTTCCGTTAACCGCCCCAAGCATGCCTACAACCTGGCCGTTCTCGCAAGCATGGCAGCCTACGCTTGCCTGAATCCGTACTGGTCTGAGTCGACACTCAACGGCGGCCGGATGTCGCTTGTCAACATGTATGTACTTGTTAGTCTTTTTGACCAAAACACCAGATTGAAAGCCGAGTCATGACGCCCGTTTCTAATAAGCTATGCTTCAACATTGCCTGCTACGAATTTGCTTTATGTTGATTTTCGATATTACTGCATGGACGTTACCACGATTTTGAACCATCTTATAGAGTAACTTCACTGTCTGTCACTTACGACGTAGTATGCAAGTTGAAACTTATCTGTTACCGAGGCATCTGTGCGACTTCGGACGATGGCTCAGTGGAGTGTGAACATTACCAGATTTGTCCGTACTGGCGATCGCGTCTGTGGCAATTTGCCGCACCGCTCTCTGCATCTCATTCCTTCATTGAGGCAACTTCAGAAATGGATATTGAATACATATCGGGGAGTGAGAGAGCTTGAATGTATCTGGAACGCTTCGTCAAGACAGACCCACGACCGTGCGTGAGCTTGGGCTAGGGGTCGCCCTGGTAGATTTAGGTGGTGGGGCCATATTACCAGCCGCCACATACAATTCAGCCCAGCAAGACGATTTTCAGGGTACCTGGTCGCTGGTTGCTCGATACAAACCAAGTTCATAGGCCTGTACATCCGTCACGGCGAAACAAACTAAAACGCTGGTCTTGGGACTGTCACCTCGGCTTCTGGAGATGTACCTTCACAAGCAAGGAAAGGATGAACCGCACGACGTTAATTCTCCCGTGGTGGCTGCCAACTAAACAGACAAGACCAAAGGCTTAAGAggctcttcaacaacacatGCCGTCGGTGTGCCTACCTATCCAGACGCTCATTGGACGAGGTGGTTCGTCGCAACTGCGGCTCCGAACCACCTATTTGAGACTTCGTTCTGGAAACAAGGACATCGAGCAGCACACGAACGAGTATATTCGGGGAATACGGAGCTGGGGGAATGGGGAATTGGAGCACACGTCTAGATGTGCTGTACCACAATTTGTTGGCGGAGAACTCTGGGGACTGTCTAGACTTTCGTATCGTGTTACCAGATAAGCATCCGTTCCATTTCTACGAAAGTCCATAATTACAATTACAGACAGCCCTCACGAGTCAAAGGACaagatttatttaattaccaATCTACTGAGCTTGAGGTTCATTTATGGATATTCCGAAAGACAGGGTATCAGGCACCTAAATTCTTATTCTTCCCTTGGACAGATTTGAGCTTATAGGGTTTGAAATTGACTTTGACCTACTTGTGCCTTTTGGGAACTTGACCAACAAGCTCCGAAGTTTGAATGTCTAATGCATTCGATTTTCATTAGAAGAATCAAATACCCAAAGCATGCATTAGCCGGGAGCAGCAGGCAAAAGCAATCCCTGGCTACATACAGATGCTTATTTTAGCCGCATGTGTACGGAGGATATCCCGGTGAGCTGCACGACGACGTTAGACGGTTCGAGACAACAGCATTTAGTGGAAGTATTGACGTTGGTGGAGCGCAACACATCCACACTCACAGTCGGACTCTCTGTCTCACACACACGCACGCACACACACATAGCGAGAGCACTTGCATCAACCCCCACTTAGTACCCACGAGCCGGCAGGGATATTGACGGGCGAGCTAGGAGGGTTAGGGGTGCCTTGCTAGTGGTACTTGGGCAGCAGTCATGGTTGTTCCGGTATTTTCCATCGTCAGCAAGACAATAAGAGGCTAGGCGGATGATATACCTTTGGTAGACGAGTGTAAGCCAAACTGGTTATTTGACAGAGCATGTGCAGAACCCAGCTTTGCCATGTCTATCATTGTATAACAAACACCACGGCCAGGAACACAGTAACACGAGCTGCATGGCGTTGGCgattctccaacatcaacatcgcgATTAGAGCCAGAGACTTACTGGAAAAGCAAGGAGTagattaacttttatatctatatagtatatattttatttaaatcaTAAAAATAttctataaattataaataagttttattttttaagaaATTTAAcatatttaataaatattttaatttattattatatatatattttattaaaaagaaaaaaatattattataataatataaaaaatataattaataaatattagttttttttttataaaaataatttatataataaataatagctatactttatatattattatagaaatattttaactttttaatataataaataataaataaatctttttttaattaaaatatttttaagtattaaatatctttttaatttaaattaatatatattaaattaaactataaaaaatatatattaaattataaggcCTTTTAGTTTAATCTTAAGGTATTAGTTACTctgctatttatatataataagtggTAGATTCTTAATTAATCTGTAGTACTTCCTCTAAACTTCGGACCGACAGAAGTCACTCTATGCCGTATCGAGTGCGCCATATggatcgattggatcagggcctatGGTCGTCGTCTACGTTCTCATCTTCGATCGTCCTCCTGTACCTACACCAAACACCAAACACCCGGCCCCTTCAGTCGCTCTGGGCTTTCTCCTCCGGTGGACAGCGCCCGCTCACCCGCTCCTCACTGACGCCGGGTGCCCACTAAAGCCCCCAGGGCATCCCCCAAAAACAAGCACCCCACCCCGCCCGGAGCCTGGTACATCCCAGTCGGTCTGAGGTGGCCGCTTTTGGGTGTGGTGAGGTGGTTGCCCTGACCTCAGCGAGGTTGGATTTCTGTTCAGGGCCCTACCACTCTCAGCTATAGGTACATACAGCTGCAGCTAGGTCCTGTAACTTACAGTGCCATCCACCCATACATGCTCGCTGTAAATTATTGAGCGGCATCTGGACTGcaagcagctgcagcagtgCAACCCACACCCGAACCTTCTCACACCCTACTAAAGCCACTACGTGGGGGGCCCTTCTCTTCGTCACCTCAGCCTCTCGCTCACCCTCACTCAtattctcttccctctttcATAGCCGTCCAACCCTCGTTCCACCACAAGCCGGCCAATATTTCCTCATGAGCACATCTGTCTCAATCGCAACCTCAAGTCCTGTTCTAACAATGAACCCAATAATAACAGAGCACGACTTTCGTTttccaagaaggccaagtgCATGGCCTGGCGCTGCTATTCACAACGCTCCCACTCAGCGCAGCGGCAACTCGAACCGCATCCCAAACTCTCGTGACGCTTCGGCCAGCTTCAAGGAGCACAAGACCGATATGGCCACCACATATTCCCTTGCCCGGCAGGGCCTGGGCGGCAGCGCCCTTTTCCCTTTTCTCCAGAATGGCTTGGCCGACTCCGATCGCAGTATCGACAGAATGCAACAGGATGATCCGCTTGCGACTCAGGTCTGGAAATTCTTCGCGAGGACCAAGCACCAGCTCCCTAGCCAGCACCGCATGGAGAATCTGACTTGGCGTATGATGGCTCTCAACATTCGCAGGCACAAggaagagcagcagcaaaggcAAGACGAGGCGGATGCTCGAAGAAAAAAGAACATGGACGCTGGCAGCCGGTATGTAAATCATATTTTATTCCTACAACGCCATTTGTGCTTCGAATCGCGTTCTTACATTTGGACCATGACGTGCTAACCAGGGCTTTCAGGCTTGGACGCCCAATGATGCAAAGCTCTCCCAGTGGCATTGCCCAGCTGAGAAAGTCTTCTGAAAACAATCTCGCTCAACCTGATGCCATGAATCTTGACGACTTCATTTTTTCTGACAATTCTGGCTCGCCTATCAACTTTGCCTCTCCTGAAGGCGATAAAATGGTTGACGATAGGTCTGGCAGTTCAATGGCGTCGGCCATCCCAATCAAATCCCGCAAGGAACCATCTCTCCAGAATTTTGTCCCACAGTCGGTGCCCGTCCAGCCAGCTCACCAAGCTACTCAGGGTAGCGAATTCAACTATGTGAACCGACATCTTCGAAAAACGAGCATCGATGACCGCAGGGTGAGTAACTTTCATTGCCCCTCCTCTTTGTGTGACCAGCTGCGCATATTGCCATTCGTCCGTCGCAAACCTCCAAGTTTGtgttactttttattttacatGTGATAACACGCCTATTTCCCGCTCGGTTGCTAACCTTTACAAACAGACTCGAAAGCGCCCTGCTAATTTCTCCCCCCAAGTCCCAGCTGTTAACAGCACTGCGGCGCAGAATGACCTCGATCTTGATTCAGAGTTGCACGACTATTCCCTAGACCAGCCCAACCAGGCCGGTATCCCTCAGCAGTCTAATGGCAGCAATGTTCCCTTCAACATCGATACTTTTATGGAAAATGACTCCATGGTCAACAATGGAAATTTCCAGCAGAACTTCTCATTTTCTCCTTCTACATCACCTATGATACCCCATGGTCCCTTTTCTGGCATGTACCACAATTCGTCTGTCCCTTCAGCATCGatgagcaacaacaacaacaatagcGACTTTTATTCGCCACCAGCGTCTGCGTATCCCTCAAATGTCTCGACCCCTCATCCTGTGCCTGAGCAGGAAGGGTTCTATTTTGGATCCCAGGATGCGCGAACGCAACGTCCACAAGGCTTTCAGCAGAGCATTGGCAGTATGCTTAGCCAGCAGTTCATGTATGGTGGCTCGAACGGCAACAGCGGCAGCACTATGTTCTCTGCTCCGGGCACAGCATCGGAGTCAATGTCAGCATATAGCACTGCTCCTAGCTCATTTGGGCACATCGACCCTTCCCAGGTGTTCCAAAACGAACAAGCTGTCACTTCACCCACAATTCAGATGCCGCAAGATAACATGTTTTCTTTTGGAGCCGActccgatgatgaggataaCAACGCATTTGCTGATCGCAATGTTTCAATGCAAAAGGACATGTCTTCATCACTTGATGAGTCGGGAGCGATGGGCTGGGATGCTAGCCTGCCAGGCCAGTTCAGCACCCAAGCAGCTCGTTTCCCTGGCGGGCCAACTCGCAAGCAGGTGATGATTGGGGGAACAACAACTGATTTTGTCGACAACAACGGAGACTGGGAATCGAATGGCCTTGAGCGATCGCAGTCGCAGTCTTTTAGAGGAGGAAACCTAAGAAGGCAGCATCCTAAATTACCGCGAAATGCATCTACGCCAGTTCATTTTGGCGGACAGCAAAATGGTTTTGAGCAGCTTGCACAGTCGATGCAAAGCTCTCCTGCTGGTGATGGCAACGGGACCATGTCAGGATTCTCATCTGTGGCCCCAAGCAGACCATCTTCGCCTCCCATGTCAAAGCAGGGCTCAACCACCAACTTGCAGGCAGCTGCCGGTAATGGGAACGATGGAAATGCTCCGACCACGTGTACGAACTGTTTCACCCAGACAACGCCTTTATGGAGACGAAACCCTGAAGGACAACCACTGTGTAACGCCTGTGGTCTTTTCCTGAAGTTGCACGGCGTGGTGAGACCGTTGAGTTTGAAGACGGACGTGATTAAGAAACGAAATCGTGGTTCCGGGACCAATGTACCAGTTGGAGGGAGCAGTACGAGGTCTAAGAAGACGGCGAGTACCCTGAACTCTCGCAAAAACTCGACCTTGTCGATGTCCACTGCGACGGCAAATAGCACCAAACCAAACAGCAGCAACCCCACGCCCAGAGTTACGACACCACCTGCTACTAGTCAACCCCCTAGCAGTAAGGATGTTGATAGCCCAGTAAGTGGTACTACATCGGGTGCCAACACCGCTGGAAGCACTCCAAACAGCCATTTTGGTGGTCCAGGACCCTCTTCTGGCGCTGTGGGTGGTAAAGGGGTTGTACCCATCGCGGCTGCGCCCCCAAAGACTAGCCCTGGACCTGGTGCCTCATCAATGTCAATGCAGCGTCCCGCCACAGCTTCGTCAAAACGACAACGCCGCCACAGCAAGAGCATTGGAGGAGATGTGCCAGTATCGATGGATATCGACAGTCCCGATTCAACCAGCTCTATCGACGGCCCCCGTCCCTTCGGCTCCTCAGCTGGACTCTCGAGTTTGCCCGGTGGCATGTCcgccagcagcttcaacttgAACCAGCGGCCTAGTACGCTAGGGTCGGCTACTGGTATGATCAGCATGTCTGGTGGGCAAACAAGCTCGTTGATTGGTAGCTCTGCCGGTCCTCAAGAATGGGAATGGCTGACGATGAGTCTATGATCGCAACAGCACAGCATCAAATAGCCTTGATGGTAATGATGGAGATTTTGGAAGCTTTGCCTTGAACGACGGTACAAATTTTGCGAACGATACACTTTAACGAAATGGGGCATGGTTTCAGGGCGTTTTAGATGGTGGCGTTTTCTTTGAGACTTGATCATATGACGGATTGATACCTTACTTGGATGTGTTAAGTTGTGGCGGATTGTACCGCTGCCGACGTTGCTGGAGTTTCATGGGAGGGAACGGCCTTTTGATATGTGGTTATTACTGAGTAATCATGCACATGTCAAAACCTGCATGTTGTCGAGGAATGGCGCAGTCGTCACGACAATTTTCCAAGAATCCAAACGTCTCCTTATAGATCTGACGATTGGCCGAGGGTTTTCGTTTTTACTGTTTTTTTATAGATGGTCTGGAAACAAGCGAATGGAAGGGTTTCTGATGGTGCAAATTTGATGGATGGGCCAGGACTTCGCAATGAACACACCCTCTGAAAGAGGTTTGATGATACCactaaagtctattatatacttcttgttctttctcTCACAAAACCTTCCTTGTCTGTCGCAGCCCACGTAAGATAAATCAATGAAACCGCCGAATAGGTTTGAGAATGCTTGGGACCAGTACTACGAGGAAATAGATCGAGTCTCTCGGGTTTTAAATGCATGGCATGTTCTTGTGATCTTGATTCCGGCATCAGGAGATACTGAAGTGGGCAGTGGCATGTAAGGTTGGTTGGCATGTGTGGCCAATATAAAGGCGAACACGCTCTCACAAAACGGCCTTTTCGAGTCAGTTAGTTGCTCGTTGCTTCGCATAGCCAATGCAAAGGCATTGGTTTTTCTATCTTCGGAATCCCCCTGGCCTCATACCTGCCAAAGCCAGTAGGGAAACTTATCTCAaaacatacatacataacCTCAACTATCGTGAGCTGCCTGACATCTCGCAGACTCCATACCAGCGGACCGTACACACAAAAACCTGGTCCGTATAGAACTCCTGCCTGCCGAAAATGAATAACACGAAAACAGAACTGCAGAACTCGCAGTGTCGAATACAGTATCAAAAGTGATAATACAGCAAcagcgaagaagaaaagtacCCGGGGACCAAGTACCAACAAAGACATCAAGAAACACCATAATGGTATGCATGTCACACCCTGAGACCCGGAAATAAGGACCTGGGGCAACCCACTCATATCACATCAGAAGAGAGCTTTTCCCCTGCTGACAAGCCCTCGCCAGCCAACCACGCTCTGAGGAGTTTGGGGCTCGTCCTAGAACATCGTCCCAAACGTCTCATCCGTGGGGATGCGCTTTCTGGGGCTCCCGCCTTCTTCCGTTGCGGGTTTGCGATGTCTGAACGTGAATCCGACGAAGAGACTCTTGCTCATTTGGTCTTCACGCTCAGCCATTGTCTCAAG
Proteins encoded in this window:
- a CDS encoding probable nitrogen catabolic enzyme regulatory protein NIT-2 — translated: MNPIITEHDFRFPRRPSAWPGAAIHNAPTQRSGNSNRIPNSRDASASFKEHKTDMATTYSLARQGLGGSALFPFLQNGLADSDRSIDRMQQDDPLATQVWKFFARTKHQLPSQHRMENLTWRMMALNIRRHKEEQQQRQDEADARRKKNMDAGSRLGRPMMQSSPSGIAQLRKSSENNLAQPDAMNLDDFIFSDNSGSPINFASPEGDKMVDDRSGSSMASAIPIKSRKEPSLQNFVPQSVPVQPAHQATQGSEFNYVNRHLRKTSIDDRRTRKRPANFSPQVPAVNSTAAQNDLDLDSELHDYSLDQPNQAGIPQQSNGSNVPFNIDTFMENDSMVNNGNFQQNFSFSPSTSPMIPHGPFSGMYHNSSVPSASMSNNNNNSDFYSPPASAYPSNVSTPHPVPEQEGFYFGSQDARTQRPQGFQQSIGSMLSQQFMYGGSNGNSGSTMFSAPGTASESMSAYSTAPSSFGHIDPSQVFQNEQAVTSPTIQMPQDNMFSFGADSDDEDNNAFADRNVSMQKDMSSSLDESGAMGWDASLPGQFSTQAARFPGGPTRKQVMIGGTTTDFVDNNGDWESNGLERSQSQSFRGGNLRRQHPKLPRNASTPVHFGGQQNGFEQLAQSMQSSPAGDGNGTMSGFSSVAPSRPSSPPMSKQGSTTNLQAAAGNGNDGNAPTTCTNCFTQTTPLWRRNPEGQPLCNACGLFLKLHGVVRPLSLKTDVIKKRNRGSGTNVPVGGSSTRSKKTASTLNSRKNSTLSMSTATANSTKPNSSNPTPRVTTPPATSQPPSSKDVDSPVSGTTSGANTAGSTPNSHFGGPGPSSGAVGGKGVVPIAAAPPKTSPGPGASSMSMQRPATASSKRQRRHSKSIGGDVPVSMDIDSPDSTSSIDGPRPFGSSAGLSSLPGGMSASSFNLNQRPSTLGSATGMISMSGGQTSSLIGSSAGPQEWEWLTMSL